A section of the Bacillus pumilus genome encodes:
- a CDS encoding anti-sigma factor antagonist, with product MNMSVKEHQIDQKTKISVSGEIDVYSAPQLRETLMPKAEAGEHLEICLKDVTYMDSTGLGVFVGLFKAAQKAGGTLKLENLSDRLVRLFEITGLKDIIDISAKSEGGVQ from the coding sequence ATGAATATGTCTGTAAAAGAGCATCAAATAGATCAAAAAACGAAAATTAGTGTCAGTGGAGAAATCGATGTGTACTCTGCTCCTCAGCTAAGAGAAACACTTATGCCTAAAGCCGAGGCGGGAGAGCATCTTGAGATCTGTTTGAAGGATGTTACGTATATGGATAGTACAGGATTAGGTGTATTTGTTGGGCTGTTTAAAGCAGCTCAAAAAGCAGGCGGAACACTAAAGCTTGAAAACTTATCAGATCGGCTTGTAAGGTTGTTTGAAATTACTGGATTAAAGGACATCATTGACATTTCTGCAAAGTCAGAGGGTGGGGTACAATGA
- the rsbW gene encoding anti-sigma B factor RsbW, with product MNETVDLIEMKIPAKPEYVGIIRLTLSGVASRMGYVYEEIEDLKIAVSEACTNAVQHAYKGKDGEDGEVAVRFLVYEDRLEIIVADKGGSFDFKQKQEDLGPYTTAHTVDQLAEGGLGLYLMQTLMDEVEVQANSGVTVAMTKFLNRERVDHDTTIQNYETN from the coding sequence ATGAACGAAACAGTAGATCTAATCGAGATGAAAATACCGGCGAAACCAGAATATGTAGGCATCATTCGCCTGACTCTTTCAGGCGTAGCGAGCCGAATGGGCTATGTCTACGAAGAGATTGAAGACTTAAAAATTGCCGTCAGTGAGGCTTGTACAAATGCAGTTCAGCATGCCTATAAAGGAAAAGACGGTGAAGATGGAGAGGTAGCTGTTCGCTTTCTTGTCTACGAAGATCGTCTAGAAATCATTGTCGCTGACAAAGGCGGTAGCTTTGACTTTAAGCAAAAGCAAGAAGACCTCGGACCGTATACAACTGCTCATACGGTGGATCAATTGGCAGAAGGAGGTCTTGGTTTATACTTAATGCAAACATTGATGGATGAAGTCGAGGTGCAAGCAAACTCCGGAGTTACCGTTGCGATGACAAAGTTTTTAAACAGGGAGCGAGTTGACCATGACACAACCATCCAAAACTATGAAACTAACTAA
- a CDS encoding thiamine pyrophosphate-dependent dehydrogenase E1 component subunit alpha yields MEMALTKEKAVWMYQKMQEIRQFEDQVHTLFTKGILPGFVHLYAGEEAVAVGVCAHLNEQDSITSTHRGHGHCIAKGCDLKGMMAEIYGKATGLCKGKGGSMHIADFDKGMLGANGIVGGGFPLACGAALTAKYKKTNNISVCFFGDGANNQGTFHEGINLAAIWKLPVIFIAENNGYGEATPFSYASSCKSIVERAAGYDIPGIQVDGKDVMAVYQAAEQAIERAKNGEGPTLIECMTYRNYGHFEGDAQRYKTNQEKTEHQEERDAIALFKNELIKQQLLTDQEILSIEAAVEDAIDEAVRFSEESEYPDQTELLTDVYVSYQ; encoded by the coding sequence ATGGAAATGGCACTCACAAAAGAAAAAGCCGTTTGGATGTATCAAAAAATGCAGGAAATTCGCCAATTTGAAGATCAAGTACACACTCTTTTTACAAAAGGGATCTTGCCAGGATTTGTCCATCTTTATGCTGGTGAAGAAGCTGTTGCTGTAGGTGTCTGCGCTCATCTGAATGAACAAGACAGTATTACAAGTACACATCGCGGCCACGGTCATTGTATCGCGAAGGGCTGTGATCTAAAAGGAATGATGGCAGAAATCTATGGAAAAGCCACAGGTCTTTGTAAAGGAAAAGGTGGATCTATGCACATTGCAGATTTTGATAAAGGAATGCTAGGTGCCAACGGAATTGTTGGAGGCGGCTTTCCACTTGCGTGCGGGGCAGCCCTCACGGCTAAATATAAAAAGACAAATAATATAAGCGTTTGCTTTTTTGGGGACGGTGCTAACAATCAAGGGACTTTTCACGAAGGAATCAATCTCGCCGCCATCTGGAAACTGCCAGTCATTTTCATCGCAGAAAACAATGGGTACGGGGAAGCGACGCCATTTTCTTATGCTTCAAGCTGCAAATCAATCGTAGAGCGAGCGGCCGGTTATGACATTCCTGGGATTCAAGTAGATGGAAAAGATGTGATGGCTGTTTATCAAGCCGCAGAACAAGCGATAGAACGAGCAAAAAATGGGGAAGGTCCGACATTGATTGAATGCATGACATATCGGAATTATGGTCATTTTGAAGGAGACGCTCAGCGCTACAAAACCAATCAAGAAAAAACCGAACATCAAGAAGAGAGAGATGCGATCGCTCTTTTTAAAAATGAATTAATCAAGCAGCAGCTGCTCACGGATCAAGAAATATTAAGTATTGAAGCGGCTGTAGAAGACGCAATAGATGAAGCCGTAAGATTCAGTGAAGAAAGTGAATATCCAGATCAGACAGAATTATTGACCGACGTATATGTTTCGTATCAATAA
- a CDS encoding PP2C family serine/threonine-protein phosphatase, translating to MKQIEQHEHVNAIIYQSNKEGKSCCGDSFFIKADDEELICAVADGLGSGQFANESSSLVSEIVEEYGHEDMTTLIDRCNQAMKNKRGATVGILKVNFSQQQFTYCSVGNIRFILNAPSGDYIYPLPTSGYLSGKPRKYKTYTYSYEKGSTFIMYSDGLNVPNMRMCLKHSHSVEDIAKQLETYTQDKKDDLTYVLGQLT from the coding sequence ATGAAACAGATTGAACAGCATGAGCATGTGAATGCCATTATCTATCAATCGAATAAAGAAGGGAAATCATGCTGCGGGGACAGTTTTTTTATTAAAGCAGATGATGAAGAACTAATTTGTGCTGTGGCAGACGGATTAGGCAGCGGTCAGTTCGCCAATGAATCATCTTCTTTAGTCAGCGAAATTGTCGAAGAATATGGACATGAGGATATGACGACCCTCATCGACAGATGCAATCAGGCGATGAAAAATAAACGCGGAGCCACTGTTGGGATCTTAAAGGTGAATTTTTCCCAGCAGCAGTTTACCTATTGTTCGGTTGGTAATATTCGGTTCATCTTGAATGCCCCTTCTGGCGACTATATTTATCCACTTCCGACATCAGGATACTTATCAGGGAAACCTAGAAAATATAAAACATACACCTATTCCTACGAAAAAGGATCGACATTCATTATGTATTCAGACGGACTGAATGTGCCAAACATGAGAATGTGTTTAAAGCATAGTCATTCGGTTGAAGATATTGCCAAACAACTTGAAACATACACACAAGACAAAAAGGACGATCTCACCTATGTACTTGGTCAGCTTACGTAA
- a CDS encoding PP2C family protein-serine/threonine phosphatase translates to MDFKEVMEQRYHQLLSRYISDLTETSLYQAQKFSRKTIEHQIPPEEIVSVHRKVIQELYPDLPEDVFHSLDFLIEVMIGYGLAYQEHLTLRGIQQEIKSEIEIAANVQQTLLETKIPEGDTFDIGAISVPAKQMSGDYYHFVTDHDTINIAIADVIGKGIPAALCMSMIKYAMDSLPESGSGPTKVLKTLNRVVEQNVDPSMFITMFYGSYNKETHEFKYASAGHEPGFFYCNKENQFYDLDAKGLVLGIAPDFDYKQYEKHLDVGDMVILFSDGVTESKSEDGFLEREDIKALISENLSYSAQEMVDAIYDSLLKLQEFQLHDDFTLLVLKRKV, encoded by the coding sequence ATGGATTTTAAGGAGGTAATGGAGCAGCGGTACCATCAGCTGCTCAGTCGTTATATCAGTGATTTAACTGAAACATCGCTTTATCAAGCTCAAAAATTTAGCCGTAAAACCATTGAGCATCAAATACCTCCTGAAGAAATAGTGAGTGTTCACCGAAAAGTGATTCAGGAGCTTTACCCTGATTTGCCGGAAGATGTTTTTCATTCACTAGACTTCTTAATTGAAGTCATGATTGGGTACGGACTTGCCTATCAGGAACATTTAACACTTAGAGGCATCCAGCAAGAAATTAAATCAGAAATTGAAATTGCTGCAAATGTTCAGCAAACCCTTCTGGAAACGAAAATTCCAGAAGGAGATACGTTCGATATTGGGGCGATCAGTGTACCGGCAAAACAGATGAGTGGAGATTATTACCACTTTGTGACGGATCACGATACGATTAATATCGCGATCGCAGATGTCATTGGAAAGGGAATCCCGGCTGCGCTTTGTATGTCGATGATTAAATATGCGATGGATTCATTGCCAGAGTCAGGGAGCGGCCCAACTAAAGTGCTGAAAACCCTAAATCGTGTTGTCGAGCAAAACGTAGACCCAAGTATGTTTATCACCATGTTTTATGGCAGCTATAATAAAGAAACACATGAATTTAAATATGCATCGGCTGGTCATGAGCCGGGCTTTTTCTATTGCAATAAAGAGAATCAATTTTACGATTTAGATGCAAAAGGACTTGTCCTTGGGATCGCACCAGATTTTGATTATAAGCAGTATGAGAAGCATCTGGACGTAGGAGATATGGTGATCTTATTCTCTGATGGTGTCACAGAATCTAAATCAGAGGACGGCTTCTTAGAGCGTGAGGATATCAAAGCGCTGATATCAGAGAACCTATCCTATTCAGCTCAGGAAATGGTGGATGCCATCTATGACAGCTTACTTAAGCTGCAAGAATTCCAGCTGCATGATGATTTTACGTTACTTGTCCTTAAAAGGAAGGTTTAG
- a CDS encoding SprT family protein — translation MKESELQQLTEHISEQFFGKTFRHQAVFNDRLKTTGGRYLLGTHNIELNRRYLEEHGREELIGIIKHELCHYHLHLEGKGYQHRDRSFKDLLQQVGAPRFCTPLKTVQNKRRVQKRQEYVCTGCGQYFIRKRRIDTSRYVCGVCKGKLKWQRTIGSD, via the coding sequence TTGAAGGAGAGCGAGTTACAGCAGTTAACAGAACATATTTCTGAGCAGTTCTTTGGTAAGACATTCCGTCACCAGGCTGTTTTTAATGACCGTCTCAAAACGACAGGCGGGCGGTATTTACTTGGAACACACAATATCGAACTGAACCGCCGGTACCTAGAGGAACATGGACGAGAAGAATTAATCGGAATCATCAAGCATGAGCTGTGTCATTATCATCTGCATCTTGAGGGGAAAGGCTATCAGCATCGTGACCGTTCCTTTAAAGATTTATTACAACAAGTAGGAGCCCCGCGTTTTTGTACACCGCTAAAGACCGTACAGAATAAAAGACGTGTACAGAAACGACAAGAATATGTTTGCACAGGATGCGGTCAGTATTTTATTAGAAAAAGGCGAATTGATACCTCTCGTTACGTGTGCGGCGTCTGCAAAGGAAAATTAAAATGGCAGCGTACAATCGGTTCAGATTGA
- a CDS encoding Tex family protein has protein sequence MKTSDFLLKQIATELKLSTKQIESVIKLLEDGNTVPFIARYRKEQTGSLDEVQIQTISERYTYIQNVMNRKEEVIRLIAEQDKLTDELKQKIEQAHKLQEVEDLYRPFKQKRKTKANVAKAKGLEPLAEYILTLPSDEIEKKAASFINEDKEVTSVEEALEGAQHIIAEQLADDPDMRKWIRSETYQKGSLITSGKDIENDEKNVYEMYYDYQEPIKKIVPHRVLAVNRGEKEGILKAAIEPPAENIRFYLDKPVIKGKQTTARPSIEAAIDDAYKRLIQPSIEREIRKELTEKAEEQAIHIFAENLRKLLLQPPMKGKRVLGVDPAFRTGCKLAVVDDTGKVHHIGVIYPHPPVQKKAEAKQKVKEIIQSSNIEVIAIGNGTASRETEQFIADLIQELDQPVSYLIVNEAGASVYSASALAREEFPDLQVEERSAISIARRLQDPLAELVKIDPKSVGVGQYQHDVSQKQLNSSLTFVVETVVNQVGVNVNTASQALLQYVSGLSKAVAGNIIKRREEIGRFTSRKELKDIPRLGAKTYEQCIGFLRIADGQDPLDRTGIHPESYKETKQFLRMIKMTPDDLGTEQLKEKIAEVKLDEAAEQLDIGIITLQDIVDQLTRPERDPRDEVPKPLLKTDVLKLEDLKQGMELQGTVRNVVDFGAFVDIGVKQDGLVHISKLSNRFVKHPLDVVSVGDIVTVWVDSVDQAKGRVALSMLKPE, from the coding sequence ATGAAGACATCTGACTTTTTATTGAAACAAATTGCAACAGAATTAAAGCTTTCAACCAAACAAATTGAAAGTGTCATCAAGCTCTTAGAGGATGGCAACACCGTCCCGTTTATTGCCCGTTACCGGAAAGAGCAGACAGGCTCGCTGGATGAGGTGCAAATTCAAACCATTTCAGAGCGCTATACATATATCCAAAATGTCATGAACCGAAAAGAAGAAGTCATCCGGTTAATCGCAGAACAAGACAAACTGACGGATGAATTAAAACAAAAAATTGAGCAGGCTCATAAACTGCAAGAGGTCGAAGATTTATACCGGCCATTCAAACAAAAACGTAAAACAAAGGCAAATGTAGCCAAAGCAAAAGGGCTTGAGCCGCTGGCGGAATATATACTCACATTGCCAAGCGATGAGATCGAGAAAAAGGCCGCTTCTTTTATCAACGAAGATAAAGAAGTAACAAGTGTAGAAGAGGCGCTTGAAGGTGCGCAGCATATCATTGCTGAACAGCTGGCAGATGATCCTGATATGCGGAAATGGATTCGTAGCGAAACGTACCAAAAGGGTAGTCTGATCACATCAGGAAAAGACATCGAAAACGATGAGAAAAATGTCTATGAAATGTATTACGATTATCAAGAGCCGATCAAAAAGATAGTGCCGCACCGTGTACTAGCGGTGAATCGCGGAGAGAAAGAAGGCATCTTAAAGGCAGCCATCGAGCCGCCTGCTGAAAATATTCGTTTCTATCTCGACAAACCAGTCATAAAAGGCAAACAGACGACGGCGAGACCGTCTATCGAAGCGGCAATTGACGATGCATATAAACGTCTTATCCAGCCATCCATCGAACGAGAAATCCGCAAAGAGCTGACAGAAAAAGCAGAAGAACAAGCGATTCATATTTTCGCTGAAAACTTAAGAAAACTGCTGCTTCAGCCGCCGATGAAAGGGAAGCGTGTACTTGGAGTCGATCCTGCATTTCGAACAGGCTGTAAGTTAGCCGTCGTGGATGATACAGGTAAAGTCCATCATATCGGCGTCATTTACCCGCATCCGCCAGTGCAGAAAAAAGCGGAAGCGAAACAAAAAGTGAAAGAGATCATTCAATCATCAAATATTGAAGTCATTGCGATTGGAAACGGAACAGCCTCAAGAGAGACTGAACAATTCATTGCAGACCTCATTCAAGAGCTGGATCAGCCGGTCTCCTATTTGATTGTGAATGAAGCAGGAGCAAGTGTATACTCTGCGTCTGCACTGGCGAGAGAAGAGTTTCCAGACCTGCAAGTCGAAGAACGAAGCGCTATATCCATTGCTCGAAGATTACAAGATCCTTTAGCAGAACTCGTGAAAATTGATCCGAAATCTGTCGGGGTAGGCCAATACCAGCATGACGTGAGCCAAAAGCAATTAAACAGCTCGTTAACCTTCGTGGTGGAGACAGTCGTCAACCAAGTCGGTGTGAACGTCAATACGGCTTCACAGGCGCTGCTGCAATATGTGTCAGGTCTTTCAAAAGCCGTTGCAGGGAATATCATCAAGCGCCGCGAAGAGATTGGAAGATTCACAAGCAGAAAAGAATTAAAGGACATTCCAAGACTTGGGGCTAAAACTTATGAGCAGTGTATTGGTTTCCTACGCATCGCAGATGGACAAGATCCACTCGATCGGACAGGCATTCACCCAGAGAGCTATAAAGAAACAAAACAGTTCTTACGCATGATCAAGATGACGCCAGATGATCTTGGCACAGAGCAGTTAAAGGAGAAAATCGCAGAGGTTAAGCTGGATGAAGCAGCAGAGCAGCTTGATATTGGCATCATCACACTACAAGATATCGTCGATCAGCTGACAAGACCTGAGCGTGATCCGCGCGATGAAGTACCAAAACCTCTTTTGAAAACAGATGTGTTGAAATTGGAGGACTTGAAGCAAGGAATGGAGCTGCAAGGAACGGTAAGAAACGTCGTAGACTTCGGCGCATTCGTTGATATTGGCGTCAAGCAGGACGGGCTTGTCCATATTTCTAAGCTCAGCAACCGTTTTGTAAAGCACCCGCTTGACGTTGTATCAGTTGGTGACATTGTGACTGTATGGGTGGACTCCGTTGACCAGGCAAAAGGCCGCGTTGCCCTCTCCATGCTGAAACCAGAATAA
- a CDS encoding anti-sigma regulatory factor has protein sequence MKDQSCVKILTEWDIVAARQLGRNVAKELGFGTVDQARITTAISELARNIYLYAGKGQICIEEVMERGKRGLKVIAADEGPGIMDIRKVMEDGFSTSGGLGAGLPGVRRLMDEFKLDSAPEQGTEIQAVKWLR, from the coding sequence ATGAAAGACCAATCCTGTGTAAAAATATTGACGGAATGGGATATAGTCGCAGCAAGACAATTGGGGCGCAATGTTGCAAAAGAACTTGGTTTTGGAACAGTTGACCAAGCAAGAATTACGACGGCCATTTCAGAATTAGCTCGAAACATCTATTTATACGCTGGTAAAGGTCAGATTTGTATAGAAGAAGTGATGGAGCGTGGAAAGCGTGGACTCAAGGTCATCGCAGCCGATGAGGGTCCTGGCATCATGGATATACGTAAAGTGATGGAAGACGGATTTTCTACATCAGGCGGACTCGGAGCAGGCTTGCCGGGCGTCAGAAGACTGATGGATGAATTTAAATTAGATTCTGCACCAGAACAAGGAACGGAGATACAAGCTGTTAAGTGGCTTCGCTAG
- the cmpA gene encoding cortex morphogenetic protein CmpA, whose protein sequence is MPNWLKNQMQKAFFEKNHYQIKLLNQCWYFYRKKHSVASRHTPS, encoded by the coding sequence ATGCCCAACTGGCTGAAAAATCAGATGCAGAAGGCTTTTTTTGAAAAAAATCATTACCAAATCAAGTTGCTAAATCAATGCTGGTACTTCTACAGAAAAAAACATTCAGTCGCATCAAGGCACACCCCATCCTGA
- a CDS encoding dihydrolipoamide acetyltransferase family protein, whose translation MAVEVVMPKLGMSMKEGTVSVWNKEVGETVNKGESIASINSEKIEMEIESPAEGTILDIKVPEGEGVPPGTVICYIGEGNEQVEEKKEKGLSPKQKKERIKISPVARKIAQSANLDIHTLVGTGPDGRITKADVLRALPDEKEKQKQQNEPTKHQPVSMMRKTIASRMMESLQTSAQLTITMKADVTKLTNLQQQLNETAIARYETKLTITDFIAKAAILSLLEHPAMNSQYHNGVVETFENVHLGIAAALDNGLAVPVIQHAERLTLIELAKSIKLYGKKAREGKLLHDEIRGSTFTITNLGAYGVEHFTPILNPPEAGILGIGTMYDTPVYREDELCKGTILPLSLTFDHRVLDGAPASAFLSTVKAHLEEPISILL comes from the coding sequence ATGGCTGTCGAAGTTGTGATGCCTAAATTGGGCATGTCGATGAAAGAAGGAACGGTATCTGTCTGGAATAAAGAGGTCGGTGAGACCGTAAATAAAGGAGAAAGCATTGCAAGCATCAACTCAGAAAAAATTGAAATGGAGATTGAATCACCTGCTGAAGGAACCATATTGGATATAAAAGTGCCCGAGGGAGAAGGTGTACCGCCTGGCACGGTCATCTGCTATATCGGTGAAGGAAATGAACAGGTCGAGGAAAAGAAAGAAAAAGGCCTGTCGCCAAAACAAAAGAAAGAGAGAATTAAAATCTCCCCTGTTGCACGTAAGATTGCTCAAAGTGCTAATCTGGATATTCATACACTAGTGGGAACAGGTCCAGATGGGAGAATCACGAAAGCGGATGTGCTTCGGGCACTTCCTGATGAAAAAGAAAAACAAAAACAACAAAATGAACCAACAAAGCATCAGCCAGTCAGCATGATGCGGAAAACAATTGCCTCAAGAATGATGGAAAGCCTGCAAACAAGTGCACAATTAACCATTACGATGAAAGCGGACGTGACAAAACTGACAAACTTACAACAACAGCTGAATGAAACAGCCATCGCACGTTACGAGACAAAGTTGACCATCACCGATTTTATCGCCAAAGCAGCGATCCTTTCGTTGTTAGAACATCCTGCAATGAATAGTCAATATCATAACGGAGTTGTGGAAACCTTTGAGAATGTTCATCTTGGGATTGCTGCTGCGTTAGATAACGGATTGGCTGTACCAGTCATTCAGCATGCGGAGCGGTTAACGCTGATAGAGCTGGCGAAGAGCATTAAATTGTATGGCAAAAAAGCACGAGAAGGAAAGCTTCTTCATGACGAAATCAGAGGTTCTACCTTTACCATCACCAATCTTGGAGCGTATGGCGTAGAGCATTTCACGCCAATTTTGAATCCGCCGGAAGCGGGGATCCTTGGTATCGGAACAATGTATGACACCCCTGTTTATCGAGAGGATGAATTGTGTAAAGGAACCATCTTGCCACTCAGTCTTACGTTTGACCACCGCGTGCTGGACGGGGCACCTGCGTCTGCATTTTTATCAACGGTCAAAGCACACTTAGAAGAACCAATATCCATTCTTTTATAG
- the sigB gene encoding RNA polymerase sigma factor SigB, with amino-acid sequence MTQPSKTMKLTKDEVDRLIQSYQSNQDEQAQLTLVECYTNLVDMLAKKYSKGKSFHEDLRQVGMIGLLGAIKRYDPLVGKSFEAFAIPTIIGEIKRFLRDKTWSVHVPRRIKELGPRIKMAVDHLTTETQKSPKVQEIAEYLDVTEEEVLETMEMGKSYQALSVDQGVEADSEGSTVTILDVVGSQEEGYERVNQKMMLESVLHVLTDREKEIINLTYLQNKSQKETGDLLGISQMHVSRLQRKAVKKLRDALSEDASMELG; translated from the coding sequence ATGACACAACCATCCAAAACTATGAAACTAACTAAAGATGAAGTGGATCGCCTTATCCAAAGCTATCAATCCAATCAAGATGAGCAGGCGCAGCTCACGCTGGTCGAATGCTATACAAACTTGGTCGATATGCTGGCAAAAAAATATTCAAAAGGAAAAAGCTTTCATGAGGATCTCAGACAAGTTGGAATGATTGGTTTACTTGGCGCCATTAAGCGATACGATCCGCTCGTCGGTAAATCATTTGAAGCCTTTGCTATTCCAACCATTATCGGAGAAATCAAACGCTTTTTACGAGATAAAACATGGAGTGTCCATGTACCAAGGCGAATCAAAGAGCTTGGACCAAGAATCAAGATGGCCGTTGATCATCTAACAACAGAGACGCAAAAGTCACCGAAAGTCCAAGAAATTGCAGAATACCTAGATGTGACAGAGGAAGAAGTTCTAGAAACCATGGAGATGGGCAAAAGCTATCAAGCACTGTCTGTTGACCAAGGCGTAGAGGCTGATTCTGAAGGAAGTACAGTCACCATTTTAGACGTTGTCGGCTCACAAGAAGAGGGCTACGAGCGTGTAAACCAAAAAATGATGCTTGAGAGTGTGCTTCATGTTCTGACAGATCGAGAAAAAGAGATTATCAATCTGACTTATTTACAAAATAAGAGTCAGAAAGAAACAGGCGATTTACTAGGGATATCCCAAATGCATGTATCGAGACTGCAACGGAAGGCAGTTAAAAAGCTACGAGATGCATTATCAGAAGATGCGTCTATGGAGCTAGGGTAA
- a CDS encoding alpha-ketoacid dehydrogenase subunit beta, whose translation MTREISMSSALNEAIKMAMRRDEDVILMGEDVAGGAHVDHLQDDEAWGGVLGVTKGIVQEFGRERVLDTPISEAGYVGAAMAAASTGLRPIAELMFNDFIGTCLDQVLNQGAKFRYMFGGKAEVPITIRTTHGAGFRAAAQHSQSLYALFTSIPGLKVVVPSSPYDAKGLLLAAIEDQDPVIFFEDKTLYNITGDVPERYYTLPLGKADVKREGSDVTIFAVGKQVHTALEAAEQLAAQGIEAEVIDPRSLSPLDEEAILTSVEKTNRLVIVDEANPRCGIAADISSLVADKGFDLLDAPIKKVTAPHTPVPFSPPLEDIYLPTPDKVVNTVLEMIGKSHDKILN comes from the coding sequence ATGACAAGGGAAATCAGCATGTCTAGTGCTTTGAATGAAGCGATTAAAATGGCAATGAGAAGAGACGAAGATGTCATTTTAATGGGAGAAGATGTTGCGGGAGGCGCTCATGTAGATCACTTACAGGATGATGAAGCATGGGGCGGTGTTCTTGGTGTAACGAAAGGAATTGTCCAGGAATTCGGACGTGAGCGTGTCCTTGATACACCAATTAGTGAAGCTGGCTATGTAGGCGCAGCCATGGCAGCTGCTTCAACAGGGCTAAGACCAATTGCGGAACTTATGTTTAATGATTTTATCGGTACTTGTCTCGACCAAGTGCTGAATCAAGGGGCAAAATTTCGGTACATGTTTGGCGGAAAAGCAGAGGTGCCAATCACAATTAGAACGACACATGGGGCGGGTTTTAGAGCAGCAGCTCAGCACTCGCAAAGTTTGTATGCGCTATTTACAAGCATCCCAGGATTGAAAGTAGTTGTACCTTCTTCCCCTTATGATGCCAAAGGGCTGCTGCTGGCAGCGATTGAGGATCAGGACCCTGTCATCTTTTTTGAAGACAAGACGCTTTACAATATCACAGGAGATGTGCCGGAAAGGTATTACACACTGCCGCTTGGGAAAGCAGATGTGAAGAGAGAGGGATCTGATGTAACCATCTTTGCAGTAGGCAAACAAGTGCATACAGCACTCGAAGCGGCAGAGCAATTAGCTGCCCAAGGTATTGAAGCGGAAGTGATTGATCCAAGAAGCTTGTCGCCGCTTGATGAAGAGGCCATTCTGACTTCAGTAGAAAAAACAAATCGACTTGTCATTGTCGATGAAGCAAATCCAAGGTGCGGAATTGCCGCAGATATCTCTTCTTTGGTTGCGGATAAAGGATTTGATTTACTTGACGCGCCAATCAAAAAAGTGACGGCTCCTCATACGCCGGTACCATTTTCACCACCTCTTGAAGATATATATCTGCCAACACCTGATAAAGTTGTGAACACTGTATTAGAGATGATTGGCAAGAGTCATGACAAGATCTTGAACTAG